A region of Oryzias latipes chromosome 18, ASM223467v1 DNA encodes the following proteins:
- the LOC101163441 gene encoding L-amino-acid oxidase-like, whose translation MNLLEVKLYVSCVLLLALHSSSSAESLKENLTDCLEDTDYDVLLQTVQEGLPNITAPHHVVIVGAGMAGLTAAMLLQDAGHQVTILEANNRVGGRVETHRNTEEGWFAELGAMRIPSFHQIVLWVATKLGVKMNTFVMDDPNTYYLVNGVKKRTYAVKGNASLLGYKVQPSEKGKSADELLQQALEKIKSEVKAEGCQAAFKKYDHYSVKEYLKEVGGLSSEAVRMIGDLLNEQSLMHTALTEMIYDQTDISDNSMYYEVTGGSDHLPRAFLNVLDSTLHLNSKVVRISQSDGGVIVEYKTVNESSFRQIQADLVLVTTTTKAALFIDFKPPLSIRKMEVMRSVHYDSATKIFLTFREKFWESEGIHGGKSITDRPSRFIYYPSHSFPQNQTIGVLLASYTWSDDSLLFLGASDEDLKELVLRDLAQIHGERVRSLCTGVIVKRWSSDPYSMGAFALFTPYQHIEYSKELFRSEGRIHFAGEHTAFPHAWIETAMKSAIRAAVNINNEVLHGSDQNPGRFYSEPQCSLNVES comes from the exons ATGAATCTCCTGGAGGTGAAACTAT ATGTTTCTTGTGTGCTGCTGCTCGCTCTGCACAGCAGCAGCTCCGCTGAGAGTCTGAAGGAGAATCTGACCGACTGTCTGGAGGACACAGACtatgacgtgctgctgcagactgTTCAGGAGGGCCTTCCAAACATCACCGCCCCTCACCATGTGGTCATCGTTGGAGCTGGCATGGCTGGACTGACGGCGGCCATGTTGTTGCAGGATGCCGGACACCAG GTGACCATTTTAGAGGCCAATAATCGTGTTGGAGGTCGAGTGGAAACCCACAGGAACACGGAAGAGGGCTGGTTTGCTGAACTTGGAGCCATGAGGATCCCTAGTTTTCACCA GATTGTGCTCTGGGTTGCCACAAAGTTGGGTGTGAAGATGAATACATTTGTCATGGATGACCCCAACACCTACTACTTGGTAAATGGAGTAAAGAAAAGAACTTATGCAGTTAAAGGAAATGCCAGTCTCCTCGGGTACAAGGTGCAACCCAGCGAGAAGGGCAAGTCAGCTGATGAACTGCTGCAACAGGCTTTGGAAAAG ATAAAATCCGAAGTAAAAGCAGAGGGCTGCCAGGCTGCATTCAAGAAATATGACCATTACTCTGTGAAG GAGTATCTGAAAGAGGTTGGAGGTCTGAGTTCAGAAGCCGTCAGAATGATCGGGGATCTTCTGAATGAGCAGAGCCTCATGCACACGGCACTGACAGAGATGATCTATGACCAAACTGACATCAGTGACAATAGCAT gTACTACGAGGTGACTGGTGGGTCGGATCATCTTCCCAGAGCTTTTCTTAATGTTCTCGATTCAACTCTTCACCTGAACTCTAAAGTTGTCCGCATAAGTCAGTCAGATGGAGGAGTGATTGTAGAGTATAAGACGGTAAACGAGTCCTCATTCAGACAGATTCAGGCTGACTTGGTCCTGGTCACGACTACCACCAAAGCCGCTCTTTTCATTGACTTTAAACCTCCTCTGTCCATCCGAAAGATGGAGGTCATGAGGTCGGTCCACTATGACAGCGCCACCAAAATCTTTCTCACCTTCAGGGAGAAGTTTTGGGAATCAGAGGGGATCCATGGTGGAAAGAGCATCACTGACCGGCCCTCCCGCTTTATCTACTACCCCAGCCACAGTTTTCCCCAAAACCAGACCATTGGAGTCCTCCTGGCCTCCTACACTTGGTCTGATGACTCTCTTCTGTTTTTGGGGGCCAGCGATGAAGACCTCAAAGAGCTGGTTCTGAGAGATTTGGCACAGATTCACGGTGAACGGGTCCGGTCGCTGTGTACTGGTGTGATCGTCAAGAGGTGGAGCAGCGACCCTTACAGCATGGGGGCTTTCGCTTTGTTCACCCCCTACCAGCACATCGAGTACTCCAAAGAACTGTTCAGGAGCGAAGGCAGGATCCACTTTGCAGGGGAACACACCGCCTTCCCTCACGCCTGGATTGAGACGGCCATGAAATCTGCCATCAGGGCAGCTGTGAACATCAACAATGAAGTTCTGCACGGTTCAGACCAGAACCCAGGAAGGTTTTATTCTGAACCACAATGCAGTTTGAATGTTGAAAGTTAA
- the LOC101160780 gene encoding L-amino-acid oxidase, whose translation MRMASFKLRCLLFTIFLLAFLHLSCNTEVKLKTTLQDCLNDTDYELLHETLDKGLPKTAKTYHVAIVGAGMAGLTTAKLLEDAGYKVTILEASERVGGRVHTYRNEKEGWYVELGAMRIPSTHQILLSLVKKLNLTTNKFIMDDKETFYFVNGKKIKKHLVNNNPCLLNYNIPPPKCNKSAHDILTESLTAVKDIVSTKGCMEALKMFDHYTVKEYFIKEAKLDTETIRMLGDVLNENAIMSLALSEMIYFENDIGDEVDYSEVTGGTDLIPTTLKNTLTKTEVILNAAVKEIDQTSNEVTLKYQLNQEIKSLQADAVLVTTTAKAALLMDLKPPLSTNKVEAMRSIQYGSSTKVVLTFSEKFWERDGIKGGKSVTDRASRFIYYPSHSFHDNNRTGVLLASYTWAEDSQFLLGMNDTQLQDLIMRDLVEIHGDHVRSLLTGMVVKKWSLDSYSLGAFALFGPYQHVQYASELFRSEGRIHFAGEHTAFPHAWIETAMKSAIRAATNIANQAESVPNNDEIRDEL comes from the exons ATGAGGATGGCGTCATTTAAACTGAGGTGCCTTCTGT TTACAATCTTCCTGCTGGCCTTTCTACATCTGAGCTGCAACACTGAAGTCAAGCTGAAGACGACGCTGCAAGActgtctgaatgacacagactATGAACTACTGCACGAAACTCTGGACAAAGGCCTTCCGAAAACAGCTAAAACCTATCATGTGGCCATCGTTGGAGCCGGCATGGCTGGACTGACTACAGCCAAACTCCTGGAGGATGCGGGATACAAG GTCACTATTCTAGAAGCTAGTGAGCGAGTTGGAGGACGAGTTCACACATACAGGAACGAAAAGGAGGGCTGGTATGTGGAACTGGGGGCCATGAGGATCCCATCAACTCACCA GATCCTTCTCTCACTTGTGAAGAAGCTGAATCTCACAACCAACAAATTCATCATGGACGATAAGGAGACCTTCTATTTCGTGAATGGAAAGAAGATTAAGAAACATTTAGTGAACAACAACCCCTGCCTCCTGAACTACAACATTCCACCTCCTAAGTGCAACAAATCTGCCCATGACATATTAACTGAATCATTGACAGCA GTAAAAGACATAGTCAGTACCAAAGGATGTATGGAAGCACTGAAAATGTTCGACCACTACACTGTGAAG GAATATTTTATCAAGGAAGCAAAGCTAGACACTGAGACCATCAGAATGCTGGGAGATGTGCTGAATGAAAACGCCATCATGTCACTGGCTCTGTCAGAGATGATCTACTTTGAGAACGATATTGGTGACGAAGTAGA ctaTTCAGAAGTGACTGGGGGAACAGATCTCATTCCCACTACCTTAAAGAACACGTTAACTAAGACAGAGGTCATCTTAAATGCTGCTGTCAAAGAAATAGATCAAACATCAAACGAGGTCACTTTAAAATATCAACTGAACCAAGAAATCAAGTCTCTTCAGGCTGATGCGGTCCTGGTAACCACCACAGCCAAAGCAGCTCTCCTGATGGACTTAAAGCCTCCACTCTCCACTAATAAGGTTGAGGCCATGAGATCCATCCAATATGGAAGCTCCACCAAAGTGGTCTTGACCTTCAGTGAGAAATTCTGGGAGAGAGATGGAATCAAAGGAGGAAAGAGCGTCACAGACCGAGCCTCTCGTTTCATCTACTACCCAAGCCACAGCTTCCATGACAACAACAGAACCGGCGTTCTCCTGGCCTCCTACACCTGGGCTGAAGACTCCCAGTTCCTCCTGGGCATGAACGACACTCAGTTACAAGACCTCATCATGAGAGACTTGGTGGAGATCCATGGTGATCACGTCCGGTCTCTCCTCACTGGGATGGTGGTAAAGAAGTGGAGCCTGGATTCCTACAGTTTGGGTGCATTCGCTCTGTTTGGACCCTACCAGCACGTACAGTACGCCAGTGAGCTGTTCAGAAGTGAGGGCAGAATCCACTTTGCTGGTGAACACACAGCTTTTCCTCATGCTTGGATTGAAACAGCCATGAAATCTGCAATCAGGGCAGCTACCAACATTGCTAATCAGGCAGAGTCGGTACCAAACAATGATGAAATCAGAGATGAGCTTTAA